A DNA window from Coffea arabica cultivar ET-39 chromosome 6c, Coffea Arabica ET-39 HiFi, whole genome shotgun sequence contains the following coding sequences:
- the LOC113693789 gene encoding DNA gyrase subunit B, chloroplastic/mitochondrial, giving the protein MGLLVKPAFLYYNTRRMASASRLLSSAFSSAFHSQSTANTATFFPLSPHSSPHSSPHLSFPLYLRRRIRFSLSNQNLAQNVACPRAFMSTEAFQGTKSSSAYGPEQIQVLEGLDPVRKRPGMYIGSTGFRGLHQLVYEILDNAIDEAQAGFASKVDVVLLADNSVSITDNGRGIPTDLHPMTKKSSLETVLTVLHAGGKFGGSSSGYTVSGGLHGVGLSVVNALSEALEVTVWRDGKEFSQKYSRGKPVTPLIYHELPTEPRDHRGTRIQFWPDQEVFTSEIQFDYKTIAARLRELAFLNPELTITLKKEDIEPEKIQYNEYFYAGGLAEYVKWLNTDKKPIHDVFGFRKEADGITIDAALQWCSDGYHEGLYGFANSIRTNDGGTHIDGIKAALTRTLNNMGKKSKIMKEDISLSGEHVREGLTCVISVKVPNPEFEGQTKTRLGNPEVRRVVDQSVQEYLTEYLELHPDVLDSILLKALNSYKASLAAKRARELVRQKSVLKSSSLPGKLADCSSSEPEESEIFIVEGDSAGGSAKQGRDRRFQAILPLRGKILNIERKDEAAMYKNEEIQNLILGLGLGVKGEDFKKEALRYHKIIILTDADVDGAHIRTLLLTFFFRYEKALFDEGCIYVGVPPLYKVERGKQIYYCYDDSELKKLQSSFPANASYNIQRFKGLGEMMPMQLWETTMNPETRLLKQLKVEDAAEANVVFSSLMGSQVDMRKELIKNSMSMVNLDQLDI; this is encoded by the exons ATGGGTCTTCTTGTGAAGCCAGCTTTTTTGTACTACAATACTAGGAGAATGGCCTCTGCTTCCCGCTTATTATCTTCCGCTTTTTCATCTGCTTTTCACTCCCAAAGCACCGCCAATACTGCTACCTTCTTCCCTCTTTCTCCCCACTCCTCTCCCCACTCCTCTCCCCACCTCTCCTTCCCACTTTACCTCAG GCGGAGAATTAGATTTAGTCTTTCAAACCAGAATTTGGCGCAAAATGTTGCGTGCCCGAGAGCATTTATGTCCACCGAAGCATTTCAAGGGACTAAAAGTTCCAGTGCTTATGGTCCTGAACAAATTCAG GTTTTGGAGGGTTTGGATCCTGTGAGGAAAAGACCAGGAATGTATATTGGGAGCACTGGCTTTCGTGGGCTTCACCAATTG GTTTATGAGATCTTAGATAATGCCATTGATGAGGCACAGGCAGGTTTTGCTTCAAAAGTGGATGTCGTCCTGCTTGCTGACAATTCAGTGAGCATCACAGATAATGGGCGTGGG ATCCCAACTGACTTGCATCCGATGACGAAAAAATCTTCCCTGGAAACTGTGTTGACG GTTCTGCATGCAGGTGGCAAGTTTGGTGGTTCCAGTAGTGGATATACTGTCTCAGGAGGATTACATGGTGTGGGCTTGTCTGTAGTTAATGCTTTGTCTGAG GCTCTAGAAGTGACTGTTTGGCGTGACGGGAAAGAATTCAGTCAGAAATATTCACGTGGGAAGCCTGTGACACCGTTAATTTATCATGAGCTTCCCACGGAACCAAGAGATCATAGAGGGACTCGAATTCAGTTTTGGCCAGATCAGGAAG TGTTCACATCTGAGATACAATTTGATTATAAGACTATTGCTGCACGATTGAGGGAGCTTGCTTTTCTAAATCCTGAG CTTACAATTACGCTaaaaaaagaggatatagagccAGAAAAGATCCAATACAATGAATACTTTTATGCTGGTGGGCTAGCTGAGTATGTGAAATGGTTAAATACCGACAAG AAACCTATCCATGATGTATTTGGCTTCAGAAAAGAAGCAGATGGAATCACAATTGATGCAGCTCTCCAGTG GTGCTCAGATGGATATCACGAAGGACTTTATGGGTTTGCCAACAGCATCCGGACAAATGATGGTGGGACTCACATAGATGGCATCAAGGCTGCCCTGACTAGGACATTGAACAACATGGGAAAGAAGTCGAAGATTATGAAG GAGGATATCAGTTTAAGTGGTGAACATGTAAGGGAAGGATTAACTTGTGTAATATCAGTTAAAGTTCCGAATCCAGAGTTTGAAGGGCAAACAAAG ACAAGGTTGGGAAACCCAGAGGTGCGGAGGGTTGTTGATCAATCTGTTCAAGAGTATCTTACTGAATACTTGGAGTTGCATCCAGATGTTCTTGATTCAATCCTTTTGAAGGCTCTTAATTCTTATAAG GCTTCACTTGCAGCGAAGAGGGCTAGGGAATTGGTGAGACAAAAAAGTGTATTGAAATCATCTTCTCTACCTGGAAAGCTTGCTGATTGTTCATCCTCAGAGCCCGAAGAATCTG AGATTTTTATTGTTGAGGGAGATTCAGCCGGTGGAAGTGCAAAACAAGGTCGTGATCGGCGCTTTCag GCCATTCTGCCTTTGAGAGGTAAAATATTGAACATTGAAAGGAAAGATGAAGCAGCAATgtacaaaaatgaagaaattcagAATCTTATTCTTGGCCTAGGACTTGGTGTGAAG GGAGAGGATTTCAAAAAGGAGGCTCTTCGATATCATAAAATCATAATTCTAACAGATGCTGATGTCGATGGTGCTCACATTCGAACATTATTGCTGACTTTTTTCTTTAGATACGAG AAAGCATTGTTTGATGAAGGCTGCATATATGTTGGTGTCCCTCCTCTATACAAG GTTGAGAGGGGAAAGCAAATATACTACTGCTATGATGATTCAGAATTGAAAAAACTTCAGAGTTCATTTCCTGCCAACGCATCATACAACATTCAGAGATTCAAAG